The stretch of DNA acaaatttttattattctacCTCTGAATATAACGAGTTGTCAAATTGATATACACGTATATTTATTAGCAATATATACATGCATTTGTTTAGATTCAACAATTCTTTCACTAAACAAGcagttttttatgttttttttaattaccaaaactatttaaaaatcataaacAGGTACACATAAAAGTTAGAAAATAATTTGATAACAACTTGGGTATTTTCTAAGCTTGTAGATAGATATTGCAAGTACGTTGGTATTGTTGATATAATGAACCATCACAGACCAGGTATGAGTTAGCGGCACACAGGCGCAAGCGGGAGGTTAGCTCGTGCTTACAGGCGGCGTGGCCGCGCGGCGCGTGTGGTGGCGGGGCCTCTGCGGCCGCTGCCGGCTGCGCAGCTCGGGGGGCAGCGCCACCACATCCCCGACTCCGATGGGTTCCAGTTTCCTAGGCATCAAAGCGCTCGACATGCCATTGGGTTCCTTCTCGGTGATGCGACTGTACACTTCGTCCAAATGGGCATACTTCATTATTAGGCTCTGAATCTCCTTTCGCCGCGTCTCGCGTTCGTTGAGCACACGGTCACCGACCGGAGTCTTGTCGTCGTCCTCGTCGCTGGATGGAAAATAAATTTGTTTCTGCCTACCGACTTCGATGACGGGAGAGGAGGCCGGTGTTTTCATCAGGTAAAGTTTGGCATCAGTGGGTTTGTGATGTGGAGGCGAGATCAAATCCCGGGAGCCCGACTGTAAGCTGATATCGATAGGTCTCAATGACAATTTTCCACTTCGTTTATTGTCACTTCCACTTTTTTCGACTCTCAGGGATCTTCTGTGATGCTTGCGATATATGCTATCTCTGTCTTTTCCGTACTGAGGACGTTCTTTGGGGGATAAATCGAACCCATTCTTATCACTCTGTTTATGACTAGATAAACGACGATCGGTCGTGTTTCTAAAAGGAGTTTTTTCTCTAGTTTTCTCGTGAGAAAAATTGTTCCTTTTAAAGGAACTCTCACCGAACACCGCCGTCGTAAAACTTCTCATTAGACCTCTAGAAAAAGATGACGGATCGGGTTCTAATGTTTTATCACGATCTTCCTTTTCTTTTCTAGCCCTTTCTTTTTTCTGAACGGCGATTCTATCTAGAACAGAAGAATATTTATCTTCTAAGCGACTACGCGTGGTGCCTAACGAAATCGTGCTAtctatattgttattattagttTCCTTGAGAGGATATCGTTTAGTGAGTGGCGATGATTTATTATCTTTCATGTGAGCTCTCCGGAATGAGTCACTGCGGCTGAGAGCGCTTATACTTGGGTGAGAATGCACAGGTGATGTGTCCATTCTGGTTTTGGGTGAGTTGAGGTAACTCGAGTAGTGTCGCTCCTCGTTGTACTTCTTCGGTATCGCAGCTACACTCGGCACGTACGATTTGTACGGCGACATATTTCCTGTGTTCTCATACCGTCGCACATTGGATAATCCAGAATTTTTGTTGGAAAGCAACTTGTCATCGTACCGAGTCCGCGCCGCCGACAATTTGGAGTCCATGATGTTTTCGTTTTTCTCGGACGGACCTCTGCGTGTCAAGCGGTTGATGATGCTGGAATATCCGTCCGACAGCAGCTGCGTAACACTGGTGGTGGAGGAGCGATTGTACCGATGCCGGGGGCTCGTCGTCCCACTTCCGCTGGTGCTCACACTAGCCATGCTTGTTGTGATTAAAAACTGAGTACACTTCAACCCGGGTGCATCACATAATAATTCTTGAAAATCATAATTTCACATATACGGGGTGTTTGCTCTCGAGCATTATAAATCCAGGTTCACTTTGTCATAAGGAGTGGACACATAGGGCTAATAGTGATTTGAATCGGGAGCAGGCTTTAGCACGAAGGGACTTGAGAAAGATCACTAGCGCAGCCGAGTGCGGCCGTCGGTGCCAAGTAATGGTCGCGGACTAAAAATATCGGCAACCCGTGGGAGCGCCCTCCCGCGCACTCCGAGGTGCCGCCGCACGCGCATTTTCGTCGCATAACACCCgctatacatataaatactCTTTTTACCAAACTTTAGTACATTTATCAAGTCATGTTTGGATTACAGAAGTCGCCtcttaattaattgaaataaattagggGTATCGTAACTTAACTGTCAAACAAGTCTTATTATTAGCAGGAATACAAACTCTGAGGTTTCAATTCAAACTTTTCCTCCTAAAAAggcataatttatataaaagtatCTCAGATGTGCCATTTTCCAGGGCGAAAATGAGAATTCATTGTAGTTAATTATAGTTTTCATACTcgtgtaataaatattataatgtttttgtaaagtaaaaatttccATTCTCTCTTTAGTTTTAGATGGTTCATTCTGTGTTGAGTTTTCCATAAGACAAGGGAGAAAGTCTATTGAAATGTCGAACTGTACTCTTATTTTTACTCGTGCTTGCTAGTACAGCATATCTTTGGCGTTAGCATTGGGCCCGAGAGCCAAGACAATTCTGTCAATAGGTAAGCGGTTACTAATTGGGTCAGTGGAGCGCGTATGAAACTGAACAATCCCGCTTTCACGTGCGTATCCCATGTGCACAACTCAAGCGATCAACAAGACCAGACCATCTCTCCATAATCTGTCACCCGGGTTCAACGTTTATCACAACTTATCGCCCATTATCACCTTCGATAGTGGATTATCtaatttaatatgtattttatctTTGCTTTAAATCCTAGGCACATTAGACATCTGTGAAATCGGATGCAAGTATGACATGCGACGATGACTGATACGTGACACGAATACTTAGCGTGCTACTCCATGCTTATCGTATTGTAAACAAACATAGTTTTTTCTCTTATCATTCTCATCATACATCTCTGTTTTTTTAATGTCTGGTGTTTATATATTCATAAGACAGTGTTATTAGTTCAGTTTACGTTTCATAATGGTGCCGGAACCCTGACGTCCGCTCGCTCAGTGTTGCCGAACGGAAGCGTCGCAAATATCGTGCACATTCTGGGCATTCATTGTTATCGCTCGTCGATTTCAAAGCAGTTGCATGTTACTTTCCCCGAGCTAATATTTTCAGCTGCGGGCTTGCGAACATTTTTTCTAAATACCGTGCTAATAATGACTTTATAAATAACCGCCGATCAATAACTAGGCCAGAAAGTGATTAATCAGTTATTTTtcgatataatttattatttaatagtttttagaTCTAATAAAAATGCATGAATTTTGCagattaatataaataattatatacgtATGGCACGCGGATGCAtttgtgttaaaatattttctaaccTGGAGTAAATCcagaaaaaatctttttctatCTATAGTACAAGGTAGGTTAGGTAAATAAAGTTaactttagaaaatattttttcttaatagGTATATCAACAAGTTAAATTCGTACCTCGGGAAACGTAATGTCTTCACACACAATATAAAGCACATACGGATAAACTATATTAACAAACAATTTAAcggcatttaataaattatatgacgTCATCTTGTGTACAAAATAGCTCAAAGTAAATAGTAACAACACTGATGCTAGAGATTTGTCCGACAGGATGACAAAACACAGGTATAAAACTATGTACATTTTGAGCGCTCAGCAAACACATTTTATCACATATGAAATAAGCTGTCTGTTTGACGAGACGCGCTTTCATTGCGCCAGCTGTTTGCTTCGCTAGGGATAAACAACTAACTACAATAAGATGGGGCGCAGGTAAAAGGACCCTTAGTATGATTGGTCTTTCAAGAACCCCACCTTTGCTACGGTAAAGAATATGGTAATACAACTTGTTCAACTCagtggggttaaaaataatttagtttaacCTTTAAATTGTTAAATTGTTAATTACTATCATCATTAAGTTAATCGACAAGACTAACTGTGACACTGACCTTGCCCGCAATTTTAGTACACGCGCCGTCAACATCGAAAAGGATCTCCGCAACCACGTTGAGGAGTTTGGCCACATCGTGCCACTTGCAGCCGTGGTCTTTTAAGAACCTTTTGTACAGTTCGTAAAAGGAGGACATACGTAAAGGGAGGCGTATCCGATCATGTTTCACTGCGATTTCTGTCATATTCGTACACTATTAATCACTTCACAGACCGTGTGGTGGAGCGCAAAAGCGTAAGGAGCGAGCGGGTAGCCGCCTGACTGAGTAACGACTGTGGCCGGGGCTGTTAACCGAGTGCACCACAATATTAGTTCAGCTGACTGAACGCCGTGTAAACAAtgttatattcaaataaaaccaataatactgaaaatataatataaacttgTCACTAATGTATGAGTGGCTGTAATCAGTTCACGTCTGTCAGCGTCTCAACGTAAACTGAGACTTGAGAGGACAGTCGTCGTCGCACTCCAATTAAAAGACGGTTAATGGAGCGAACAATTCATTGGAAGCTTTCGGTTCAAACAGGATTTATCCGCGTGtcaattgtaggtaggtactgcaaTAACACGCGGATAACTGACCGGtactttgtaattatttatccttaaaatatattaaatgcaAGTTACAGTTTTGTGAAGTTTCCTTGGAACACTAGAATACGAAAACTGAAGCACTAAAATTCAGAATGAAcaacaacataaataaatatcaatttctGGCATTAACTTCAATAAAATCATTTCTTTCCGGAGATTCGATGATCATTTACGAACTTGACGAGCAATCATTGACTGTTCTCGCAATTCCACAAATAGAAGCTGCTGGAGGTAGTACTCAAGATCAGCAGTGAAGAAACACATAAAAACGAGTGTATGATTTATAGAAAAAAGAAATGAAGACTAAATATTCAAATGGCAAACTTTTTAACCATGAATAGATACACAAAATTATTCAAGAAGTTATTTAGAATCTTGGTCACAAGATAAGAGGTCTTCAATTGTGTAATAGTTCAATCTCATGACCCTATGTGGGTCCAGACATGGCGTAGTAGTAGTGACCATTGTCCATTAGGGTCCGACATCCGTCTACTATTGATAGTAGGTACGTGATGTAAATCAAGTAACTCGCCACCACGCATCGTGCGTGTGAATAAGAGTAATGATAAAACTTGCAACAAACTAGTTTCTTTATTTCATAATTCTTTCattggaaattattattaatactttaatgtttaaaattaatgtcaCCTCTCTACTTATAACTAAGTGTTTAGTTATCGTTTGAGCAATTACTAAAATTTCATTTGTCTACatgtataattattaataaattgataTTATATAGGCTTGTAACACTTttggtacttaggtacttactttatttaattcTCGACGGAAAAATATTTGTGTtttttgacaaaaataaaatgtatttaaaccGAAGTAACGCTACTTAATGTAATTTTGTACTTGATGAATTTTTGtatcaaaaagaaataatatacATGATTTGAAATAATTCTGGTCATTTGTATCATTTGCAGCAGTTTATCAAAAATTTCACACCACTTGTCTTGCTTTGTCGCGTCACTTATTATTGAAATTATTGTATACGGTCTATATATGCGGATAGGTCTATTATGCCAAATGTGACTAATCTAAGAATGgaatttagtaatttattttttaaataattagcAGAATCCTTTAAAAAATTCAACATTCAATAAAATGTTTCGACATTGGACACTTTTAAGAAAGCGTAGACGCATACTtacgtttgtttttttttttttttaatttatgtgcaGTGTAAATTTTATAGCTGCCGCAAAATGACCGCTTCTAAATAAAAAGCACTACATAGTCACATTATACACTAGACATGTTTAAGCAAGGAAGTGAAAAAAATCACAAATTTATAAGTTCGCTTGTTTAATGCAAACATTTTTTATGACTTCCCGATTTTTCAGCGATGTGGCAGCAAGTAACCTTGAATCTGAAATTCAAAAGCGAGTATTCGATGGCAACCAAACGCCgttttcaattatttatcaaGATTTAAGCATAGTTTACACGGAGCCAACACTGGCTGCCAATAAGACTGGCAGCCAGTGCTGGCTCGGTATTGGCCTTGTGTAAACAGTTTTTCAAGCCAAGCCAGCGCTGGCTGCCAACGCTGGCGAGAATAGAGCGACCGTCTATTTTTCTAGCCAGTGACCTCCGCCCGCATACCCTTCGACCCCCGCGCCAGCGTTGCGGACCCGTGTAGACGAGTCTCGC from Maniola jurtina chromosome 10, ilManJurt1.1, whole genome shotgun sequence encodes:
- the LOC123868868 gene encoding uncharacterized protein LOC123868868 isoform X10 encodes the protein MASVSTSGSGTTSPRHRYNRSSTTSVTQLLSDGYSSIINRLTRRGPSEKNENIMDSKLSAARTRYDDKLLSNKNSGLSNVRRYENTGNMSPYKSYVPSVAAIPKKYNEERHYSSYLNSPKTRMDTSPVHSHPSISALSRSDSFRRAHMKDNKSSPLTKRYPLKETNNNNIDSTISLGTTRSRLEDKYSSVLDRIAVQKKERARKEKEDRDKTLEPDPSSFSRGLMRSFTTAVFGESSFKRNNFSHEKTREKTPFRNTTDRRLSSHKQSDKNGFDLSPKERPQYGKDRDSIYRKHHRRSLRVEKSGSDNKRSGKLSLRPIDISLQSGSRDLISPPHHKPTDAKLYLMKTPASSPVIEVGRQKQIYFPSSDEDDDKTPVGDRVLNERETRRKEIQSLIMKYAHLDEVYSRITEKEPNGMSSALMPRKLEPIGVGDVVALPPELRSRQRPQRPRHHTRRAATPPSSRARSSVKDDKDGHLVYWPGYVMGARYKIIETLGEGTFGKVVEVKDLEIRVHSPNALGQCVLEPSLSHQSSPVPQPASTSETFSFKREHRMALKIIKNVEKYREAAKLEINVLEKLADIDPDCKNLCVKMLDWFEYHGHMCIAFEMLGQSVFDFLVSNKDNNYQPYPLEQVRHIAYQLVYSVLFLHDNKLTHTDLKPENILFVDSDYEVVSVYNSFKKKHEMRRVKRSDVRLIDFGSATFDHEHHSTIVSTRHYRAPEVILELGWSQPCDVWSIGCIMFELQQGNTLFQTHDNREHLAMMERILGPIPCRMARKTRTKYFYHSKLDWDEKSSAGRYVRENCKPLSRYLQGNSEEHRQLFDLIARMLEYDPTQRITLRDALKHPFFTKLPAHQRLAPVEETGSDRTRCNGESSGSRERSHSLSR
- the LOC123868868 gene encoding dual specificity tyrosine-phosphorylation-regulated kinase mbk-1 isoform X12, which produces MASVSTSGSGTTSPRHRYNRSSTTSVTQLLSDGYSSIINRLTRRGPSEKNENIMDSKLSAARTRYDDKLLSNKNSGLSNVRRYENTGNMSPYKSYVPSVAAIPKKYNEERHYSSYLNSPKTRMDTSPVHSHPSISALSRSDSFRRAHMKDNKSSPLTKRYPLKETNNNNIDSTISLGTTRSRLEDKYSSVLDRIAVQKKERARKEKEDRDKTLEPDPSSFSRGLMRSFTTAVFGESSFKRNNFSHEKTREKTPFRNTTDRRLSSHKQSDKNGFDLSPKERPQYGKDRDSIYRKHHRRSLRVEKSGSDNKRSGKLSLRPIDISLQSGSRDLISPPHHKPTDAKLYLMKTPASSPVIEVGRQKQIYFPSSDEDDDKTPVGDRVLNERETRRKEIQSLIMKYAHLDEVYSRITEKEPNGMSSALMPRKLEPIGVGDVVALPPELRSRQRPQRPRHHTRRAATPPSSRARSSVKDDKDGHLVYWPGYVMGARYKIIETLGEGTFGKVVEVKDLEMEHRMALKIIKNVEKYREAAKLEINVLEKLADIDPDCKNLCVKMLDWFEYHGHMCIAFEMLGQSVFDFLKDNNYQPYPLEQVRHIAYQLVYSVLFLHDNKLTHTDLKPENILFVDSDYEVVSVYNSFKKKHEMRRVKRSDVRLIDFGSATFDHEHHSTIVSTRHYRAPEVILELGWSQPCDVWSIGCIMFELQQGNTLFQTHDNREHLAMMERILGPIPCRMARKTRTKYFYHSKLDWDEKSSAGRYVRENCKPLSRYLQGNSEEHRQLFDLIARMLEYDPTQRITLRDALKHPFFTKLPAHQRLGSDRTRCNGESSGSRERSHSLSR
- the LOC123868868 gene encoding dual specificity tyrosine-phosphorylation-regulated kinase mbk-1 isoform X11; the protein is MASVSTSGSGTTSPRHRYNRSSTTSVTQLLSDGYSSIINRLTRRGPSEKNENIMDSKLSAARTRYDDKLLSNKNSGLSNVRRYENTGNMSPYKSYVPSVAAIPKKYNEERHYSSYLNSPKTRMDTSPVHSHPSISALSRSDSFRRAHMKDNKSSPLTKRYPLKETNNNNIDSTISLGTTRSRLEDKYSSVLDRIAVQKKERARKEKEDRDKTLEPDPSSFSRGLMRSFTTAVFGESSFKRNNFSHEKTREKTPFRNTTDRRLSSHKQSDKNGFDLSPKERPQYGKDRDSIYRKHHRRSLRVEKSGSDNKRSGKLSLRPIDISLQSGSRDLISPPHHKPTDAKLYLMKTPASSPVIEVGRQKQIYFPSSDEDDDKTPVGDRVLNERETRRKEIQSLIMKYAHLDEVYSRITEKEPNGMSSALMPRKLEPIGVGDVVALPPELRSRQRPQRPRHHTRRAATPPSSRARSSVKDDKDGHLVYWPGYVMGARYKIIETLGEGTFGKVVEVKDLEMEHRMALKIIKNVEKYREAAKLEINVLEKLADIDPDCKNLCVKMLDWFEYHGHMCIAFEMLGQSVFDFLVSNKDNNYQPYPLEQVRHIAYQLVYSVLFLHDNKLTHTDLKPENILFVDSDYEVVSVYNSFKKKHEMRRVKRSDVRLIDFGSATFDHEHHSTIVSTRHYRAPEVILELGWSQPCDVWSIGCIMFELQQGNTLFQTHDNREHLAMMERILGPIPCRMARKTRTKYFYHSKLDWDEKSSAGRYVRENCKPLSRYLQGNSEEHRQLFDLIARMLEYDPTQRITLRDALKHPFFTKLPAHQRLAPVEETGSDRTRCNGESSGSRERSHSLSR
- the LOC123868874 gene encoding uncharacterized protein LOC123868874 translates to MTEIAVKHDRIRLPLRMSSFYELYKRFLKDHGCKWHDVAKLLNVVAEILFDVDGACTKIAGKVSVTVSLRVLCDENARAAAPRSAREGAPTGCRYF